The following proteins are encoded in a genomic region of Nicotiana sylvestris chromosome 4, ASM39365v2, whole genome shotgun sequence:
- the LOC138889937 gene encoding uncharacterized protein, which yields MEEAIQRYNFDIDDTLALDVFNSGKPIGVFELDDLIISKTNQREIMIGQVYKDKATLKEASSINKSQLFKVREFNDKHTCPLKDKVYEQHQASNSLIGGMIRPKLTNHKRKYTPKDIIDDVKINLGVDGFNQYRPIVVVDGSHLKLYYTGTFVSASTLDGAGHILSLAYGVIDSENDAAWTWFFEQFKEAYGERESMCIVSDRNESIIKSVSRVYSTVPHFACIWHLWNNVYKKFKRSHSKLSEIYFSMEKAYTQAEFDSLMEKVEKVDIRVKEDLELDGYEKWASLYAPVNRGWTMTSNIAESINAALMSARELPIYDLLEEVRKMFGRLNCNNRKEDLQTYTTLGKKY from the exons ATGGAAGAAGCTATTCAAAGGTATAATTTCGATATAGATGATACTCTTGCCCTTGATGTATTCAATTCAGGCAAACCAATTGGGGTGTTCGAACTGGACGATTTGATAAtttcaaaaacaaatcaaagggAGATTATGATTGGACAAGTATATAAGGATAAAGCTACATTGAAAGAG GCTTCTAGCATTAACAAATCACAATTGTTCAAAGTGAGAGAGTTCAATGATAAACATACATGTCCGTTGAAGGATAAGGTGTATGAGCAACATCAGGCAAGTAACAGCCTTATAGGTGGTATGATTAGGCCCAAGCTTACAAATCATAAGAGGAAATATACCCCAAAGGATATAATTGATGATGTGAAAATAAATTTAGGTGTCGAT GGGTTCAATCAATATAGACCCATTGTGGTTGTGGATGGAAGCCACTTAAAATTGTATTACACTGGGACTTTCGTCTCGGCCAGCACTTTGGATGGTGCAG GTCATATACTTTCACTAGCATATGGTGTTATTGATTCAGAGAACGATGCTGCTTGGAcgtggttctttgagcaattcaaggaAGCATATGGTGAGAGGGAAAGCATGTGCATCGTTTCAGATAGGAACGAAAGTATCATCAAGTCTGTATCAAGAGTGTATTCAACTGTACCACATTTTGCTTGTATATGGCATCTTTGGAACAACGTATATAAGAAATTCAAAAGGAGTCATTCAAAGTTGAGCGAGATATACTTCTCAATGGAAAAAGCTTACACACAGGCTGAGTTTGACAGTCTAATGGAAAAGGTGGAGAAAGTAGATATTAGGGTGAAAGAAGACTTGGAGTTAGATGGATACGAAAAGTGGGCTAGCTTGTATGCACCTGTCAACAGGGGATGGACAATGACGTCAAATATTGCTGAGTCAATCAATGCCGCACTTATGTCAGCAAGGGAATTGCCAATATACGACCTCCTCGAAGAAGTTAGGAAAATGTTTGGACGTTTGAATTGCAACAATCGTAAAGAGGATCTACAGACCTACACAACGCTTGGTAAAAAATATTAG
- the LOC138889157 gene encoding uncharacterized protein isoform X1 → MEIHKATFIINPRYFLPIPNSTHHAILVSPQHRPLQRRKLLKLRPHFCCCSSSHSPVVKDPILEAGNESFGKNDYKNITRKKRVFFLDVNPLCYKGSTPSLLSFAHWISLFFSQVSLTDPVIAVVDGERGNEYRRQLLPSYKAKRRKHWHQFPGAGKSPRSMVETSHRLVLDVLRNCNVPVVKIESHEADDVIATLVEQVLQRGHRVVVASPDKDFKQLISDDVQIVMPVPEFNRWSFYTLKHYVAQYNCDPRSDLSLRCILGDEVDGVPGIQHVVPGFGRKTALKLLKKHGTLENLLNAAAVRSVGKQYAQDALIKYADYLRRNYEVLSLKRDVRIHIEEQWLDERDARNDLLVLSNFITLLKESRILNSQNSSHSNG, encoded by the exons ATGGAGATTCATAAAGCTACCTTTATCATCAATCCTCGCTATTTTCTCCCAATTCCAAACTCTACCCACCACGCAATTCTTGTTTCCCCACAACATAGACCTTTACAGCGCAGAAAATTACTAAAACTACGGCCCCATTTCtgttgttgttcttcttctcaTAGTCCAGTTGTAAAAGACCCAATTTTGGAAGCAGGGAATGAATCTTTTGGGAAAAACGATTACAAGAATATTACAAGAAAAAAGAGGGTGTTTTTCTTGGATGTTAATCCTCTTTGTTACAAAGGAAGTACCCCTTCTTTGCTTTCTTTTGCTCATTGGATTTCCCTTTTCTTCTCTCAAGTTAGCCTCACTGATCCTGTCATTGCT GTTGTTGACGGGGAAAGAGGTAATGAGTATAGAAGACAGTTGTTACCTTCTTATAAAGCAAAAAGAAGGAAACATTGGCATCAGTTTCCAGGTGCAGGAAAATCTCCAAGGAGTATGGTTGAAACGTCACATCGACTTGTCTTGGATGTTCTTCGCAACTGCAATGTTCCT GTAGTTAAGATTGAATCACATGAAGCAGACGATGTTATAGCCACACTTGTTGAACAAGTTCTACAAAGGGGACACCGAGTCGTCGTTGCCTCTCCTGACAAAGACTTCAAACAGCTGATATCTGATGATGTTCAAATTGTCATGCCAGTACCAGAGTTTAATAGATGGTCTTTTTACACCCTAAAACACTATGTGGCACAGTACAATTGTGATCCAAGGTCTGATTTGAGCCTGA GGTGTATACTGGGTGACGAGGTTGATGGTGTTCCTGGAATCCAGCATGTTGTTCCTGGTTTTGGTCGAAAGACTGCTTTGAAACTTTTGAAAAAGCACGGCACACTGGAGAATTTGCTTAATGCTGCTGCAGTAAGATCGGTGGGGAAGCAGTATGCACAGGATGCCCTTATAAAGTATGCTGATTATCTGCGCAGAAATTATGAAGTTCTTTCTCTGAAGAG GGATGTCCGCATCCATATTGAGGAGCAATGGCTTGATGAGAGAGATGCACGTAATGACTTACTAGTTTTATCCAACTTCATCACTTTGCTGAAAGAGAGTCGGATTCTTAATTCGCAAAACAGCTCTCACTCCAACGGTTGA
- the LOC104222439 gene encoding uncharacterized protein isoform X2, whose translation MDYHKKYYRIVGMPLAMQVWFYECCSKVDPKIAKRLGYWVPRLLNWRTTVNQPTYAYLMDGMFKDQGNMIVYKDIQPSDVELAVIQIPLEGVEVHTIPTNTHSDKHADDQDDSDDFSPTPHLHLEKKYNASVGPSSSPPHKKRKEQIIDRSEAGTKHKTPYAGISEVNQNVFHDKKSADSKADEVSSLRNDLNSFKDYVTGEFTSLRTLINENFKNISGQIKANQPTVTRDDGIQKSHDVDVQDNPKGHPKSDVTVGENLENIDVNPVCDEAMVDGNNTFEMLCIIPPICVSKEVHVSQFELSDHFLPSQIPEARIVIHHVVKNPTDATPLASHRNRHPSRSYSLPYESNFDSAGTSVKLTPIFDKKHPFEDDLISGPHPTLVIQEYEKWVREGLLAKHYQNDLEDHYKRSKSTLHIPLDFGVDQVTSKN comes from the exons ATGGATTATCACAAGAAGTACTATAGGATTGTTGGTATGCCACTCGCAATGCAAGTTTGGTTTTATGAGTGCTGCTCAAAGGTTGACCCTAAAATTGCAAAGCGCCTTGGTTATTGGGTACCCAGATTGCTCAACTGGAGAACCACTGTAAATCAACCGACTTATGCTTATCTGATGGATGGCATGTTCAAAGACCAGGGAAACATG ATTGTTTACAAAGACATCCAACCAAGCGATGTAGAGCTTGCTGTTATTCAAATTCCTCTAGAAGGCGTTGAGGTACATACCATCCCTACCAATACTCATTCAGACAAGCATGCAGATGATCAGGATGATTCGGATGACTTTAGTCCTACACCGCATCTTCATCTTGAGAAGAAATATAATGCAAGTGTTGGACCTTCTTCATCTCCGCCCCACAAGAAGCGCAAAGAGCAGATTATAGATCGCTCAGAGGCAGGGACTAAACATAAGACTCCTTATGCTGGTATATCTGAAGTCAATCAAAATGTGTTTCATGATAAGAAGTCGGCAGATTCTAAAGCGGATGAAGTATCTTCGTTGAGGAATGATCTAAATTCATTTAAAGACTAC GTGACGGGCGAGTTCACGTCTTTAAGAACATTGATCAATGAAAACTTCAAGAACATTTCTGGCCAGATTAAAGCAAATCAACCCACAGTGACACGTGATGATGGTATTCAAAAGTCGCATGATGTTGATGTGCAAGATAATCCCAAAGGCCATCCAAAGAGTGATGTAACTGTAGGAGAGAATTTGGAG AATATAGATGTTAATCCTGTTTGTGATGAAGCAATGGTTGATGGGAATAATACATTTGAGATGCTGTGTATCATACCACCTATATGTGTATCCAAAGAAGTACATGTATCACAGTTTGAGTTATCGGACCATTTTCTTCCAAGTCAAATTCCAGAAGCTAGAATTGTGATACATCATGTAGTAAAAAATCCAACAGATGCAACCCCATTAGCCTCACATAGGAATCGGCATCCTAGTAGATCGTATTCTTTGCCTTATGAGTCAAACTTCGACTCTGCAG GCACCTCAGTTAAGTTGACTCCCATATTCGACAAGAAACACCCATTTGAAGATGATTTGATTTCGGGACCACATCCTACATTAGTCATTCAGGAGTATGAGAAATGGGTTCGTGAAGGTCTTCTCGCTAAACATTACCAAAA TGATTTGGAAGACCATTACAAAAGGAGCAAGTCAACACTACATATACCGTTGGATTTTGGTGTTGATCAAGTCACTTCAAAAAATTAG
- the LOC138889157 gene encoding uncharacterized protein isoform X2, with translation MNLLGKTITRILQEKRGCFSWMLILFVTKEVPLLCFLLLIGFPFSSLKLASLILSLLLLTGKEVMSIEDSCYLLIKQKEGNIGISFQVQENLQGVWLKRHIDLSWMFFATAMFLMQVVKIESHEADDVIATLVEQVLQRGHRVVVASPDKDFKQLISDDVQIVMPVPEFNRWSFYTLKHYVAQYNCDPRSDLSLRCILGDEVDGVPGIQHVVPGFGRKTALKLLKKHGTLENLLNAAAVRSVGKQYAQDALIKYADYLRRNYEVLSLKRDVRIHIEEQWLDERDARNDLLVLSNFITLLKESRILNSQNSSHSNG, from the exons ATGAATCTTTTGGGAAAAACGATTACAAGAATATTACAAGAAAAAAGAGGGTGTTTTTCTTGGATGTTAATCCTCTTTGTTACAAAGGAAGTACCCCTTCTTTGCTTTCTTTTGCTCATTGGATTTCCCTTTTCTTCTCTCAAGTTAGCCTCACTGATCCTGTCATTGCT GTTGTTGACGGGGAAAGAGGTAATGAGTATAGAAGACAGTTGTTACCTTCTTATAAAGCAAAAAGAAGGAAACATTGGCATCAGTTTCCAGGTGCAGGAAAATCTCCAAGGAGTATGGTTGAAACGTCACATCGACTTGTCTTGGATGTTCTTCGCAACTGCAATGTTCCT TATGCAGGTAGTTAAGATTGAATCACATGAAGCAGACGATGTTATAGCCACACTTGTTGAACAAGTTCTACAAAGGGGACACCGAGTCGTCGTTGCCTCTCCTGACAAAGACTTCAAACAGCTGATATCTGATGATGTTCAAATTGTCATGCCAGTACCAGAGTTTAATAGATGGTCTTTTTACACCCTAAAACACTATGTGGCACAGTACAATTGTGATCCAAGGTCTGATTTGAGCCTGA GGTGTATACTGGGTGACGAGGTTGATGGTGTTCCTGGAATCCAGCATGTTGTTCCTGGTTTTGGTCGAAAGACTGCTTTGAAACTTTTGAAAAAGCACGGCACACTGGAGAATTTGCTTAATGCTGCTGCAGTAAGATCGGTGGGGAAGCAGTATGCACAGGATGCCCTTATAAAGTATGCTGATTATCTGCGCAGAAATTATGAAGTTCTTTCTCTGAAGAG GGATGTCCGCATCCATATTGAGGAGCAATGGCTTGATGAGAGAGATGCACGTAATGACTTACTAGTTTTATCCAACTTCATCACTTTGCTGAAAGAGAGTCGGATTCTTAATTCGCAAAACAGCTCTCACTCCAACGGTTGA
- the LOC104222439 gene encoding uncharacterized protein isoform X1, whose product MDYHKKYYRIVGMPLAMQVWFYECCSKVDPKIAKRLGYWVPRLLNWRTTVNQPTYAYLMDGMFKDQGNMIVYKDIQPSDVELAVIQIPLEGVEVHTIPTNTHSDKHADDQDDSDDFSPTPHLHLEKKYNASVGPSSSPPHKKRKEQIIDRSEAGTKHKTPYAGISEVNQNVFHDKKSADSKADEVSSLRNDLNSFKDYVTGEFTSLRTLINENFKNISGQIKANQPTVTRDDGIQKSHDVDVQDNPKGHPKSDVTVGENLENIDVNPVCDEAMVDGNNTFEMLCIIPPICVSKEVHVSQFELSDHFLPSQIPEARIVIHHVVKNPTDATPLASHRNRHPSRSYSLPYESNFDSAGTSVKLTPIFDKKHPFEDDLISGPHPTLVIQEYEKWVREGLLAKHYQKSDLEDHYKRSKSTLHIPLDFGVDQVTSKN is encoded by the exons ATGGATTATCACAAGAAGTACTATAGGATTGTTGGTATGCCACTCGCAATGCAAGTTTGGTTTTATGAGTGCTGCTCAAAGGTTGACCCTAAAATTGCAAAGCGCCTTGGTTATTGGGTACCCAGATTGCTCAACTGGAGAACCACTGTAAATCAACCGACTTATGCTTATCTGATGGATGGCATGTTCAAAGACCAGGGAAACATG ATTGTTTACAAAGACATCCAACCAAGCGATGTAGAGCTTGCTGTTATTCAAATTCCTCTAGAAGGCGTTGAGGTACATACCATCCCTACCAATACTCATTCAGACAAGCATGCAGATGATCAGGATGATTCGGATGACTTTAGTCCTACACCGCATCTTCATCTTGAGAAGAAATATAATGCAAGTGTTGGACCTTCTTCATCTCCGCCCCACAAGAAGCGCAAAGAGCAGATTATAGATCGCTCAGAGGCAGGGACTAAACATAAGACTCCTTATGCTGGTATATCTGAAGTCAATCAAAATGTGTTTCATGATAAGAAGTCGGCAGATTCTAAAGCGGATGAAGTATCTTCGTTGAGGAATGATCTAAATTCATTTAAAGACTAC GTGACGGGCGAGTTCACGTCTTTAAGAACATTGATCAATGAAAACTTCAAGAACATTTCTGGCCAGATTAAAGCAAATCAACCCACAGTGACACGTGATGATGGTATTCAAAAGTCGCATGATGTTGATGTGCAAGATAATCCCAAAGGCCATCCAAAGAGTGATGTAACTGTAGGAGAGAATTTGGAG AATATAGATGTTAATCCTGTTTGTGATGAAGCAATGGTTGATGGGAATAATACATTTGAGATGCTGTGTATCATACCACCTATATGTGTATCCAAAGAAGTACATGTATCACAGTTTGAGTTATCGGACCATTTTCTTCCAAGTCAAATTCCAGAAGCTAGAATTGTGATACATCATGTAGTAAAAAATCCAACAGATGCAACCCCATTAGCCTCACATAGGAATCGGCATCCTAGTAGATCGTATTCTTTGCCTTATGAGTCAAACTTCGACTCTGCAG GCACCTCAGTTAAGTTGACTCCCATATTCGACAAGAAACACCCATTTGAAGATGATTTGATTTCGGGACCACATCCTACATTAGTCATTCAGGAGTATGAGAAATGGGTTCGTGAAGGTCTTCTCGCTAAACATTACCAAAA AAGTGATTTGGAAGACCATTACAAAAGGAGCAAGTCAACACTACATATACCGTTGGATTTTGGTGTTGATCAAGTCACTTCAAAAAATTAG